A genomic stretch from Candidatus Neomarinimicrobiota bacterium includes:
- a CDS encoding oligosaccharide flippase family protein yields MAKHSGIYMIGNVSSKLIGLILLPLYTSMIRISDYGFYSLFDVSIQFCQGFLHLGLPNALFRWMNLEEGEQDKKAVFFTAYTFTALIVILVTLPLYFFSGYLARGIFSNPAMGIYFKFSAAIITLSVLNMIPLFTLRIREKSVYYVIVAVLKFAVQLLVTVLMIVRYEKGILGIFWGQLMGEALTFFLMLPFVWSQMSFRFLPVTLKEMIRFGFPLSFSGLASRVLNIGDRYILGFLTTLEMVGAYDIGYRIANAVDIILIRSFNNAYQQMIWKHVRAANIRRIIRKFLNYFLFVFLWIILAVSVFSYDLVNLMTVTYDEYLAASIIIPTILLALVIRGMGFIFKQTLQMASKTAMIAYITLGSAVLNIGLNFLMIPRWGMQGAALATLLSFLFSSGISAWLSEKYFETHYEWLNMGKLFLSAALIYISIQCLPALSLLSAILAKLILLSLFPLLLYLFRFYEFREIDTLKKMLRNKSRKKM; encoded by the coding sequence ATGGCAAAACATTCCGGCATTTATATGATCGGAAATGTTTCATCCAAATTGATTGGACTCATTTTACTCCCCCTGTATACATCCATGATCAGAATATCCGATTATGGGTTTTATTCTCTTTTTGATGTCTCCATTCAGTTTTGCCAGGGGTTTTTACATCTGGGGCTCCCCAATGCTCTTTTCAGGTGGATGAACCTGGAAGAGGGTGAACAGGATAAAAAAGCTGTTTTTTTTACGGCATATACGTTTACTGCTTTGATTGTTATTCTGGTTACGTTACCGCTTTATTTTTTTTCCGGATATCTTGCCCGGGGGATTTTCAGTAACCCGGCTATGGGCATCTATTTTAAATTCAGCGCCGCCATCATTACCCTTTCCGTGCTGAATATGATTCCACTTTTTACCCTGCGGATTCGGGAGAAGTCTGTCTACTATGTTATTGTGGCAGTGCTGAAATTTGCAGTTCAGCTTCTTGTGACGGTCCTGATGATTGTACGATATGAAAAAGGAATCTTAGGCATATTTTGGGGACAATTGATGGGGGAGGCGCTTACTTTTTTTCTTATGCTCCCCTTTGTATGGTCACAAATGTCTTTCCGTTTTTTGCCCGTGACACTCAAAGAAATGATCCGTTTTGGCTTTCCTCTTTCTTTTTCGGGCTTAGCAAGCCGGGTATTAAATATCGGCGACCGGTATATTCTTGGTTTTCTCACAACACTCGAAATGGTGGGTGCTTATGATATCGGTTACCGGATTGCCAATGCTGTGGATATTATTTTAATCCGTTCGTTCAATAATGCCTATCAGCAAATGATATGGAAACATGTCAGAGCTGCCAATATCCGAAGAATTATAAGGAAATTTCTGAATTATTTTCTTTTTGTCTTCCTCTGGATTATCCTGGCGGTCTCGGTTTTTTCCTATGATCTTGTCAATTTGATGACAGTCACTTATGATGAATATCTGGCCGCTTCTATCATTATTCCTACCATTCTGCTGGCTCTGGTTATCCGGGGAATGGGGTTTATTTTTAAACAGACCCTTCAAATGGCATCTAAAACAGCCATGATTGCCTACATTACTCTCGGCTCGGCTGTACTGAATATCGGTCTGAATTTTCTGATGATTCCCCGGTGGGGAATGCAGGGAGCCGCCCTGGCCACGCTTCTCTCGTTTCTCTTTTCTTCAGGTATCAGTGCCTGGCTCAGTGAAAAATATTTTGAAACCCATTACGAATGGCTGAATATGGGGAAATTGTTTCTGTCTGCAGCCCTGATTTATATTTCCATACAATGTTTACCCGCCCTCTCTCTTTTATCGGCTATCCTGGCAAAACTGATCCTTCTTTCCCTCTTTCCGCTGCTTCTTTATCTCTTCCGTTTTTACGAATTCCGGGAAATTGATACTCTGAAAAAAATGCTGAGAAATAAATCACGAAAAAAGATGTAA
- a CDS encoding sulfotransferase — MNMLNRDSQADRTHVLILGAPRSGTSILASLIGAHPDIALCSEDFSNTWTTAIGKPVVGNKLCVPNQIQLTAKKNLITELLKRLGVWKRFPLSYYSVKDYLKIPNLKIIFIIRDRKKNAESMARRGSIKRYFLLFKWKRKLKENEIKKILDQTYITKEILENRENVMTIRYKDLIREPEKTLTSIFNFLNVPVKDLQSIIKQGTRWNWMYSDSSKSLDTSKI, encoded by the coding sequence ATGAACATGCTAAACCGCGACAGCCAGGCCGACAGGACACATGTCTTAATTCTCGGGGCGCCCCGTTCGGGGACATCCATTCTTGCCAGTCTGATCGGAGCACATCCCGATATTGCCCTATGCAGTGAGGATTTCAGCAATACCTGGACAACTGCAATCGGTAAACCTGTTGTCGGGAACAAACTCTGTGTACCCAATCAAATTCAGCTTACTGCAAAAAAAAATCTGATAACAGAACTCTTGAAACGCCTGGGAGTTTGGAAACGCTTTCCTTTGTCGTATTATTCTGTCAAAGATTATCTGAAAATCCCGAACCTGAAAATTATATTTATCATCCGTGACCGGAAGAAAAACGCGGAAAGTATGGCCCGCCGGGGTTCCATTAAACGGTATTTTCTGCTATTCAAGTGGAAACGAAAGCTGAAAGAAAACGAAATCAAGAAAATCCTGGATCAGACATACATAACCAAAGAAATTCTGGAAAACCGCGAAAATGTCATGACTATCCGTTATAAAGATTTGATTCGGGAACCGGAAAAAACATTGACATCTATTTTCAATTTTCTAAATGTTCCTGTAAAAGATTTACAATCAATCATTAAACAGGGCACCCGTTGGAACTGGATGTATTCAGACAGTTCAAAAAGTTTAGATACTTCGAAGATTTAA
- a CDS encoding sulfotransferase, with protein MKGPLFILGLHKSGTSLVRSLLDGHPGLTVLPVETHPFQHFGYEIHYNYRRQFAQNLSREEIIRRCREWILRCNTADDPLTDSVTPDLFDESCFVEKMADISGEVSHRARDFTLYWNAMYASYNNGKNIPEDTWLCEKSVEHAEFAAELKYLFPEAVFIHIVRNPYANIVSLRRFKDITTRFPKIDRVIQTMDNSYYYLLKNIRMLPDYHVIRYCDLVSSPRETLTGLCKKLKIPFKENLLYPTSHGKLWDGNSTSGEKFTGISSSRLSEWKKLISPVEASIINTRYGALLEMFDYEPFSVKGSLYRPVKGENLVRYVYNRLVLNLRSI; from the coding sequence ATGAAAGGTCCCCTGTTCATTCTTGGTTTGCATAAATCCGGGACGAGTCTGGTCCGCAGCCTGCTGGACGGCCATCCCGGTTTGACAGTGTTGCCTGTGGAAACCCACCCCTTTCAGCATTTTGGTTATGAAATTCACTATAATTACCGACGGCAGTTTGCTCAAAACCTGAGCCGTGAAGAAATTATCCGGCGGTGCAGGGAATGGATCCTCCGGTGCAATACAGCCGATGACCCTCTCACGGATTCAGTAACACCGGATCTGTTTGATGAATCATGTTTTGTTGAAAAAATGGCAGACATTTCCGGTGAAGTGTCACACAGAGCACGGGATTTTACCCTTTATTGGAATGCAATGTATGCCTCGTATAACAACGGGAAAAATATTCCGGAAGATACATGGCTCTGTGAAAAATCTGTGGAACATGCCGAATTTGCCGCGGAATTGAAATATCTTTTTCCCGAAGCTGTTTTCATTCATATCGTACGGAATCCCTATGCCAATATTGTGAGTCTTCGCCGGTTTAAGGATATAACTACCCGTTTCCCAAAGATTGACCGGGTTATTCAGACTATGGACAACAGCTATTATTATCTTCTTAAAAATATAAGAATGCTTCCGGATTATCACGTGATCCGGTACTGTGATCTTGTTTCTTCTCCCCGGGAAACACTTACAGGGTTGTGTAAAAAGCTGAAAATACCTTTTAAGGAGAATCTTTTATACCCCACGTCTCATGGAAAGTTATGGGATGGAAACAGTACGTCTGGTGAAAAATTCACAGGTATTTCTTCCAGCCGTCTGTCGGAATGGAAAAAATTGATTTCACCTGTGGAAGCATCAATTATCAATACACGATATGGGGCTTTACTTGAAATGTTTGACTATGAGCCTTTTTCGGTGAAAGGGAGTTTGTACAGGCCTGTAAAGGGAGAAAATCTGGTACGGTATGTATATAACCGGCTGGTTTTAAATCTTCGAAGTATCTAA
- a CDS encoding glycosyltransferase family 4 protein: protein MDIRKPLNQVKNHKKIPSLCFIAPRYEYESFFIIQDVDILQRFFKVRVCRFKSAAGFRTAASMLKQLFQLPLPILRSRALFIWFADYHALIPMLLGLIFRKPVFLVLGGYDTTWLPEYHYGVFTNPLRSRIVCFLYKKAACVLPVSDYAAAESKKRGPYSGRVIYNAIAFPEVRLKERTPKKSLILTVGYCNTRRRYLIKGFDRFIRMARMNPDYPFMIIGMEQTFKDGLPNLPENLTVLAPQSHDTLSEYYEKTSVYCQFSRFESFGMGVAEACAYGALPLVSSAGALPEMVNGFPDYIIEDFDNPEEGRRKIQALYTGNDAMRKQFFRQLKEKYSLEVREKALKDVFIKYGLLSEEK from the coding sequence ATGGATATCAGAAAACCGCTGAATCAGGTGAAAAACCACAAAAAGATACCGTCTCTTTGTTTTATCGCTCCCCGTTATGAATACGAGAGTTTTTTTATCATTCAGGATGTGGATATTTTACAACGTTTTTTTAAAGTTCGTGTCTGTCGATTTAAATCGGCAGCCGGCTTCCGGACAGCTGCAAGTATGCTGAAACAACTTTTTCAGTTACCCCTTCCCATTCTTCGAAGCCGGGCCCTGTTTATATGGTTTGCCGATTATCATGCTTTGATTCCCATGCTTTTGGGACTTATTTTCCGAAAACCGGTGTTTCTGGTTCTGGGCGGATATGATACCACTTGGCTGCCCGAATACCATTATGGTGTGTTTACGAACCCCCTTCGTTCCCGCATTGTGTGTTTTTTGTATAAAAAGGCTGCCTGTGTTTTACCGGTTTCGGACTATGCGGCCGCTGAATCAAAAAAAAGGGGTCCTTACTCCGGACGTGTCATATATAATGCCATTGCATTTCCGGAAGTTCGCCTGAAAGAACGGACACCGAAGAAATCACTGATATTGACGGTGGGATATTGCAATACCCGGCGGCGCTATCTTATTAAAGGGTTTGACCGTTTTATCCGGATGGCCCGGATGAATCCGGACTATCCTTTCATGATTATCGGCATGGAGCAGACCTTTAAGGATGGTCTACCAAATTTACCGGAAAACCTGACCGTCCTGGCACCCCAGTCACATGACACCCTTTCAGAATACTATGAAAAGACGTCGGTTTACTGTCAGTTTTCCCGTTTTGAATCTTTTGGTATGGGCGTGGCGGAGGCTTGTGCCTACGGAGCCCTGCCTCTGGTATCTTCTGCAGGAGCCCTTCCTGAAATGGTGAACGGTTTTCCGGATTATATAATCGAGGATTTTGATAATCCGGAAGAGGGCAGACGAAAAATTCAGGCTCTTTATACCGGAAATGATGCAATGCGGAAACAATTTTTCCGGCAACTCAAGGAAAAATATAGTCTCGAAGTCCGTGAAAAAGCCTTAAAAGATGTGTTTATTAAATATGGTCTTCTGTCGGAGGAAAAATGA
- a CDS encoding ABC transporter ATP-binding protein translates to MSNLTVQDLVKQYSLEGKSFTVLDKLSFSVDSGDFLTILGPSGCGKTTLIRCICSIEEPTSGKILLDGEPISGIGPDRLMVFQDFNQLFPWKTVIENVIYPLKLNKVSGDMKVLTRRAEEFLELVHLSEFKHAYPNQLSGGMRQRVAIARSLALNPKVLVMDEPFGALDAQTRSILQKELKTLWRKFKTTIIFITHNVQEAILLGSKVMVLSLSPARIKYYEENPLPEPRMPETPEFMDLWHTLYDQLDTRRY, encoded by the coding sequence ATGAGTAATCTGACGGTTCAGGATCTTGTAAAACAGTATTCTCTTGAAGGTAAATCCTTTACTGTTCTGGATAAACTCTCCTTTTCCGTGGATTCCGGCGATTTTCTCACCATTCTGGGTCCCTCTGGGTGCGGCAAAACCACCCTCATTCGCTGTATCTGCAGTATTGAAGAACCGACTTCGGGGAAAATCCTCCTGGACGGAGAGCCCATCAGCGGAATCGGTCCGGACCGTCTCATGGTTTTTCAGGATTTCAATCAACTGTTTCCCTGGAAAACCGTCATCGAAAATGTCATCTATCCTTTGAAACTGAATAAAGTTTCAGGGGATATGAAAGTACTGACACGGCGGGCAGAAGAATTTCTTGAGCTGGTTCATCTTTCTGAATTTAAACATGCCTATCCCAACCAGCTTTCCGGCGGCATGAGGCAACGGGTGGCCATTGCCCGCTCATTGGCCCTGAACCCCAAGGTTCTGGTGATGGATGAGCCCTTCGGTGCCCTGGATGCCCAGACACGATCCATCCTCCAAAAAGAATTGAAAACCTTGTGGCGGAAATTTAAAACGACAATCATTTTTATCACTCATAATGTGCAGGAAGCAATCCTTTTGGGATCAAAAGTGATGGTCCTCTCGTTAAGCCCGGCACGGATAAAATATTATGAGGAAAATCCCCTTCCGGAGCCCCGTATGCCTGAAACACCGGAATTTATGGATTTGTGGCATACTCTCTACGATCAGCTGGATACCCGCAGGTATTGA
- a CDS encoding ABC transporter permease subunit gives MESLWQNLTTGELLQHIKFSLYLIFSGIGLGIVLAFFLTAFCMISKTFARIMDVIVSIMHPLPGIALLPVVMLLVGLGAKAIIIIIIHSILWPLIVNSLAGFRSIPKIQLELGRNIGMSEFHLIWAVMIPNAFPYILSGLKIAWARSWRALVSAEMVFGASGVVGGLGWFIYKTRYFMDIESVFAGLISVIIIGMLVDEFLLKTLENKTVKKWGMSV, from the coding sequence CTGGAATCCCTGTGGCAAAACCTGACAACCGGTGAGTTACTGCAGCACATAAAATTTTCCCTTTATCTGATTTTCAGCGGTATCGGTCTTGGAATTGTTCTGGCTTTTTTTCTGACGGCCTTCTGTATGATCAGCAAAACTTTTGCCCGGATTATGGATGTGATTGTGTCTATCATGCATCCGTTGCCGGGCATCGCTCTGCTGCCGGTGGTGATGTTACTGGTGGGGCTGGGAGCCAAAGCCATTATCATCATCATCATTCATTCTATTTTGTGGCCCCTGATTGTGAATTCCCTCGCAGGATTCCGCTCGATACCGAAAATCCAGCTGGAACTGGGACGGAACATCGGTATGAGTGAATTTCACCTGATATGGGCTGTGATGATCCCCAATGCTTTTCCGTATATCCTGTCCGGACTCAAAATCGCCTGGGCCCGGAGCTGGCGGGCCCTGGTATCTGCCGAAATGGTTTTCGGCGCTTCCGGTGTAGTGGGCGGACTCGGTTGGTTTATTTACAAAACCCGCTATTTTATGGATATTGAATCGGTTTTTGCCGGACTGATATCTGTGATTATTATCGGTATGCTTGTTGATGAATTTCTGTTGAAAACGCTGGAGAATAAAACCGTAAAGAAATGGGGGATGAGTGTTTGA
- a CDS encoding ABC transporter substrate-binding protein, giving the protein MKKTAIFLFMVILSLSLFSCGKSMDKNRVVVAQQFGLGYAPVILMQELNLIEKYYPDAQVEWVRLGSGGAIREGMAGGNIDVGSMGVPPYLIAWAKGYDYKIISALCEMPLGLQTYHENIKTLQDIKPGMKIALPSPGSIQHILLSMAASKELGNPKALDHNIIAMAHPDGVNALINRVEIDGHFTSPPYIFKELEQEDIHQVVDARDAFGGDFTFLVTAATGQLKKRNPELFNAVYKALEEAIDMLNENPEKTAEYVAPVLNLDRDTYMKYTTWEGVRFSKTPHGLLKFLDFMNEAGYVDRNTENVKDLLWETVNPAGAD; this is encoded by the coding sequence ATGAAAAAAACAGCCATTTTTTTGTTTATGGTTATCCTGAGTTTATCTCTGTTTTCATGCGGTAAGAGTATGGATAAGAACCGGGTAGTGGTTGCCCAGCAGTTTGGATTGGGGTATGCCCCGGTCATTTTAATGCAGGAACTGAATCTGATTGAAAAATATTATCCCGATGCACAGGTTGAATGGGTACGCCTGGGTTCCGGAGGGGCAATCCGGGAAGGGATGGCCGGAGGCAACATTGATGTGGGAAGTATGGGAGTTCCTCCGTATCTGATTGCCTGGGCAAAGGGTTATGATTATAAAATTATTTCGGCTTTGTGTGAGATGCCTTTAGGACTTCAGACATATCATGAAAACATCAAAACCTTACAAGATATCAAACCCGGTATGAAAATTGCGCTGCCGTCGCCCGGTTCCATTCAGCATATTCTCCTTTCCATGGCTGCATCAAAGGAACTGGGAAATCCAAAAGCCCTGGATCATAATATCATTGCCATGGCACATCCCGACGGGGTCAATGCCCTGATCAACCGGGTGGAAATTGACGGCCATTTTACGTCACCTCCCTATATTTTTAAAGAGTTGGAACAGGAAGATATCCATCAGGTGGTTGATGCGCGGGATGCTTTCGGTGGTGATTTCACCTTTTTGGTAACGGCTGCCACCGGCCAGCTGAAAAAACGTAATCCTGAGTTATTCAACGCAGTATATAAAGCACTGGAAGAAGCCATTGACATGTTGAATGAAAATCCTGAAAAAACTGCAGAATATGTGGCGCCGGTATTAAATTTGGATCGGGATACGTATATGAAATACACCACCTGGGAAGGGGTTCGTTTCAGTAAAACCCCCCATGGTTTGCTGAAATTTCTGGATTTTATGAATGAAGCCGGATATGTAGACCGCAATACGGAGAATGTAAAAGACCTGCTTTGGGAAACGGTGAATCCGGCCGGGGCAGATTAA
- a CDS encoding LysR family transcriptional regulator encodes MDLLDLKIYKQLYIQRNTSAVSRYLYLSQPTISYRLNKLQQELNITLYSYDGEYHFTPQGKVFYKYCERILRDHDELMARLEGMNDFTVNLSTVATHLYLEPIYELLREKRLFPRVYTCRSDEAIRNIIDHQADVAIVGGVNMELPRHIDAIPLKDERIVLVYHQSLSHDIRKIPLVIDQKDSGIHTVVLNYLEQFGDVNIVAEMGTTADRLTLINQKPLGLFINETYLKNIQEQYPHIVVSDTYQIHRNILLLAGESSRYGDIIRALIEKLNNLSPSH; translated from the coding sequence ATGGATCTGCTGGACCTTAAAATTTATAAACAGCTCTATATACAACGTAATACATCTGCAGTTTCCCGGTATTTATATTTATCACAGCCAACAATCAGCTATCGTTTGAACAAACTCCAGCAGGAGTTGAACATAACCCTGTATTCTTACGACGGCGAATACCATTTTACACCCCAGGGCAAGGTTTTTTATAAATATTGTGAACGGATACTCCGGGATCATGACGAACTGATGGCCCGATTGGAAGGAATGAATGATTTCACCGTAAATCTGAGTACGGTGGCCACCCATCTCTATCTTGAACCCATTTATGAACTGCTCCGGGAAAAAAGACTTTTTCCCCGTGTGTATACATGCCGGTCTGATGAAGCCATCCGGAATATCATCGACCATCAGGCGGATGTGGCCATTGTTGGCGGTGTAAATATGGAACTTCCCCGGCACATTGATGCAATCCCCCTGAAAGATGAACGCATCGTTTTGGTCTACCATCAATCCCTAAGCCATGATATCAGGAAAATCCCCCTGGTGATTGATCAGAAGGATTCAGGAATTCATACCGTGGTTCTGAATTATCTGGAACAGTTCGGAGATGTAAACATTGTGGCCGAAATGGGTACAACCGCAGACCGGCTTACCCTGATAAATCAGAAACCGCTTGGACTCTTTATCAACGAAACCTATCTGAAAAACATTCAGGAGCAATATCCTCATATTGTTGTTTCAGATACCTATCAGATCCATCGGAATATTTTGCTTTTAGCCGGTGAATCCTCCCGGTACGGGGATATAATCCGGGCACTTATCGAAAAATTAAATAATCTGTCCCCCTCTCATTAA
- a CDS encoding ATP-grasp domain-containing protein — MKLIRILLTTVGCPGGVTMIRALKEHGERPVEIIGTDMNPLASGRFFSDVFYPVPAGTDPAYPETILHIARKEKVDLILPQSSSDVMPLSPLRDDFRKAGFPIMIPKTESAIPCDSKSAMNDFFKESSVPLPETRTVNTVNDFRKAVLGLGYPDKRVCFKPAVSKGSRGFRILEAGTDRLNMLLKKRIEDTTFTLEECEEILRQAARFPDLIVSEFLEGTEITVDCYCRNGKVLLGFTKTREAMKAGLAMFFRNQDAPEYMEYARDIVHRLEYDYFINIQFKGGKLMEINPRVSTFVHQENFNIPWAGVKHELGLISLEELTEIQKNLRTTRQSVRYYDQVFYDSDEVK; from the coding sequence ATGAAACTTATCCGTATTTTGTTAACGACAGTCGGTTGTCCCGGAGGTGTTACCATGATCCGGGCACTGAAAGAACATGGGGAAAGACCGGTTGAAATCATCGGGACGGATATGAATCCCCTGGCGTCAGGACGCTTTTTCAGTGATGTGTTTTATCCTGTCCCCGCCGGGACGGATCCTGCCTATCCTGAAACAATCCTCCATATTGCACGAAAAGAGAAAGTGGATCTGATTCTGCCCCAAAGCTCCTCGGATGTGATGCCTTTGAGTCCCCTCCGGGATGATTTTCGCAAGGCAGGTTTTCCCATCATGATCCCCAAAACCGAATCGGCCATTCCCTGTGACAGCAAATCTGCCATGAATGACTTTTTTAAAGAGAGCTCGGTCCCCCTGCCCGAAACACGGACCGTGAACACCGTGAATGACTTCAGAAAAGCCGTTTTAGGTTTGGGCTATCCTGATAAAAGAGTCTGCTTCAAACCGGCTGTAAGTAAGGGATCCCGGGGATTCCGAATCCTCGAAGCCGGAACCGACCGGCTGAATATGCTGTTGAAGAAGCGGATTGAAGATACCACTTTTACTCTTGAGGAATGTGAAGAGATTCTGAGACAAGCAGCACGTTTTCCTGATTTGATTGTATCTGAATTTCTTGAGGGGACAGAAATTACCGTGGATTGTTATTGCCGGAACGGGAAGGTTTTGTTGGGCTTTACAAAAACCCGGGAAGCCATGAAAGCAGGTCTGGCCATGTTTTTCAGAAACCAGGATGCACCGGAATATATGGAATATGCACGGGATATTGTTCACCGCCTGGAGTATGACTATTTTATTAATATTCAGTTCAAGGGAGGCAAACTCATGGAAATCAATCCACGGGTCTCTACCTTTGTCCATCAGGAAAATTTTAACATTCCCTGGGCTGGTGTTAAACATGAGCTTGGACTTATTTCTCTTGAAGAACTTACGGAGATTCAAAAAAATCTCCGGACTACCCGGCAAAGTGTCCGTTATTATGATCAGGTGTTTTATGATTCTGACGAAGTAAAATAA
- a CDS encoding PIG-L family deacetylase has protein sequence MKTAKRILILAPHTDDGEFGCGGSIAKFLEDDADIYYAAFSTAKESVPPGMPENILEIEVKEATKRLGIKAENLLIYGFTVRKLNYVRQDLLEEMVRLKRELNPDLVFMPSPHDLHQDHNTVAMEGQRAFKQTTILAYEIPWNHINFETRSFIRLEKRHIEKKIYALDAYNSQKMRKYASKEFIMSLATTRGVQIGCDYAECFEVIRYII, from the coding sequence ATGAAGACAGCAAAACGTATACTGATTCTGGCACCCCATACCGATGACGGAGAATTTGGATGTGGGGGGAGTATTGCCAAATTTCTGGAAGACGATGCGGATATATATTATGCCGCTTTTTCAACCGCCAAGGAATCAGTCCCTCCGGGCATGCCGGAAAACATTCTCGAAATTGAAGTCAAAGAAGCCACAAAACGCCTCGGTATCAAAGCGGAAAATCTTCTGATTTACGGGTTTACCGTTCGGAAACTTAACTATGTCCGCCAGGATTTGCTGGAAGAAATGGTACGCTTAAAGCGGGAACTGAACCCCGATCTTGTATTTATGCCTTCCCCTCACGATTTGCACCAGGATCACAATACAGTCGCCATGGAAGGGCAACGGGCTTTCAAGCAGACCACTATTTTGGCGTATGAAATTCCATGGAATCATATCAATTTTGAAACCCGCTCCTTTATCCGGCTGGAAAAGCGCCACATTGAAAAGAAAATTTATGCTTTGGATGCATACAATTCCCAGAAGATGCGAAAGTATGCTTCAAAAGAATTTATTATGAGTCTTGCCACCACACGGGGTGTGCAGATCGGTTGTGATTATGCCGAATGTTTTGAAGTGATACGATACATAATATAG